A window of Chitinophaga sp. MM2321 contains these coding sequences:
- the lpdA gene encoding dihydrolipoyl dehydrogenase encodes MAYDVIVIGSGPGGYVAAIRAAQLGFKTAVVERESLGGICLNWGCIPTKALLKTAQIFEYTQHSKDYGITVADAKVDFEAVIKRSRGVADKMSRGVQFLMKKNKIDVLMGNGKVKAKGQVEVTDKDGKAAVHEAKHIILATGARARELPNLKIDGKNVIGYREAMVLPQQPKSMIVVGSGAIGVEFAYFYATLGTKVTIVEFLPRIVPVEDEDISKELEKIYKKKGIEIMTNASVEAVEASGNGVKAKVKTQTGEVTLEADVVLSAVGISANIENIGLETLGIKTDKGRVLVDKYYQTNIPGVYAIGDMVPGQALAHVASKEAIICVEAIGYNEKKYAHKPEPIDYMNIPGCTYCAPEIASVGYTEKAAKEAGYEVKVGKFPFSASGKASAAGATEGFVKVIFDAKYGEWLGTHMIGANVTEIIAETVVARKLETTYQEVLDSIHPHPTMSESVKDAIEVAYGEAIHL; translated from the coding sequence ATGGCATACGACGTAATCGTAATTGGTAGTGGCCCCGGTGGATATGTGGCTGCTATCCGTGCTGCACAGCTGGGATTCAAGACCGCAGTAGTGGAGAGAGAGAGCCTGGGTGGTATCTGTTTAAACTGGGGTTGTATCCCTACCAAAGCTTTATTAAAAACTGCACAGATATTTGAATATACGCAGCATTCTAAAGATTATGGGATCACAGTTGCAGATGCAAAAGTGGATTTTGAAGCGGTGATTAAACGCAGTCGCGGTGTTGCTGATAAAATGAGCAGGGGCGTACAGTTCCTGATGAAGAAGAATAAGATTGATGTATTAATGGGCAATGGTAAAGTAAAAGCCAAAGGCCAGGTAGAAGTTACTGATAAAGACGGTAAAGCTGCTGTACATGAAGCTAAACACATCATTCTGGCTACAGGTGCCCGCGCACGTGAATTGCCAAACCTTAAAATAGATGGTAAGAACGTAATCGGTTACCGCGAAGCCATGGTACTGCCTCAGCAGCCTAAATCCATGATCGTGGTTGGTTCCGGCGCTATCGGTGTGGAGTTTGCTTACTTCTATGCTACCCTCGGTACTAAAGTAACGATCGTTGAGTTCCTGCCACGTATCGTTCCGGTAGAAGATGAAGATATCTCCAAAGAACTGGAAAAAATATACAAGAAGAAAGGCATTGAAATCATGACCAATGCTTCTGTTGAAGCGGTAGAAGCCAGCGGTAATGGTGTGAAAGCGAAAGTTAAAACACAAACCGGCGAAGTTACCCTGGAAGCAGACGTGGTACTGAGTGCAGTAGGTATTTCTGCCAACATCGAAAATATCGGCCTGGAAACACTGGGTATCAAAACCGATAAAGGCCGCGTACTGGTGGATAAATACTACCAGACCAACATCCCGGGCGTTTACGCTATCGGCGATATGGTACCCGGTCAGGCGCTGGCACACGTTGCTTCCAAAGAAGCGATTATCTGTGTGGAAGCCATCGGTTACAACGAAAAGAAATACGCACACAAACCTGAACCAATCGACTATATGAACATTCCGGGTTGTACTTACTGTGCACCTGAAATTGCTTCTGTTGGTTATACAGAGAAAGCTGCGAAAGAAGCAGGATACGAAGTTAAAGTGGGTAAATTCCCCTTCTCTGCCTCCGGTAAGGCTTCTGCCGCCGGCGCAACAGAAGGCTTCGTAAAAGTGATCTTTGACGCCAAATACGGCGAATGGCTAGGTACCCACATGATTGGCGCTAACGTAACAGAGATCATCGCTGAAACAGTAGTAGCCCGCAAACTGGAAACTACTTACCAGGAAGTGCTGGATTCTATCCACCCACATCCAACCATGAGCGAGTCTGTAAAAGATGCGATTGAAGTAGCTTACGGCGAAGCGATTCACCTGTAG
- a CDS encoding sensor histidine kinase codes for MPRIIPEEWRKFMYLLISVSMFRLKFAVIFAHIVGWLICLGLPLLFLNGQTGSNKTTALLLSPDYLVFVLTYISLFYFHTNFLFPQLYYRKQYALYFLTVAVLLLMILVMQPFDHLFSTLSHPEHIGYVRNINPMPPPRIHVDIVSIFLFLLTIALGIAIETTHQSRQTEKRALYAETWKTQAELSFLKAQINPHFLFNTLNNIYSLAMSKHEYTADSIMKLSNMLRYVTADTRDDYVLLQREIDCIHDYIDLQKLRLSTKTKVRFSVTGNPGFKCIAPLVLLPFLENAFKYGVSNQEASDIIIALNTSPHKISFYCSNKLFTIPQETSPTGIGITNTRQRLDHLYPDKYELLIKEDNGVYAISLQLQV; via the coding sequence ATGCCACGGATTATCCCGGAAGAATGGCGCAAATTCATGTATCTGTTAATATCTGTGAGCATGTTCCGGTTAAAATTTGCGGTTATATTCGCCCATATCGTGGGGTGGCTGATATGCCTGGGTCTACCCCTGCTTTTTCTCAACGGGCAAACGGGTAGTAACAAAACCACTGCGTTATTACTTTCACCAGATTACCTGGTGTTTGTGCTTACCTACATCTCCTTATTTTATTTCCATACCAATTTTCTCTTCCCACAATTATATTACCGCAAACAGTATGCACTGTACTTTTTAACGGTAGCTGTATTACTATTGATGATCCTTGTTATGCAGCCATTTGATCACCTGTTTTCAACGTTGTCACACCCTGAACACATCGGGTATGTGCGGAATATCAACCCGATGCCACCGCCACGCATACACGTGGATATTGTCAGCATCTTTCTTTTCCTGCTCACCATCGCATTGGGTATTGCTATTGAAACCACGCACCAGTCGCGGCAAACAGAGAAAAGGGCCCTGTATGCGGAAACATGGAAAACGCAGGCGGAATTATCTTTCTTAAAAGCACAGATCAATCCTCACTTTCTTTTTAATACCCTTAATAATATTTATTCGCTGGCCATGTCCAAACATGAATATACCGCAGACAGCATCATGAAGTTGTCGAATATGCTGCGGTATGTAACGGCAGATACCCGCGATGATTATGTGTTATTACAGCGTGAAATTGATTGTATCCATGACTACATAGACCTGCAGAAATTAAGACTGAGTACCAAAACAAAGGTCCGGTTTTCCGTAACAGGCAACCCGGGATTTAAATGTATTGCGCCGTTGGTGTTACTACCCTTCCTGGAAAATGCATTCAAGTATGGGGTGAGTAACCAGGAGGCGTCGGATATTATCATTGCCCTGAATACCTCTCCGCATAAAATCAGTTTTTATTGCAGTAATAAACTGTTTACCATCCCGCAGGAAACCAGTCCTACCGGCATTGGCATTACGAATACCCGTCAGCGGCTGGATCACCTGTACCCGGATAAATACGAGTTGCTGATTAAAGAAGATAATGGCGTATACGCTATTTCCTTACAGTTACAGGTGTAG
- a CDS encoding S46 family peptidase has protein sequence MLQRIVKPLLLLVLLTLVQRTYATEGMWLPQLLSNLNEKEMKGMGMKINASDIYNINKGSLKDAIVSFGGFCTAEVISSQGLLLTNHHCGYDAIQKHSSLQNNYLENGFWAKTAAEELPNPSLTATFIVRIDDVTKSALLDVKPGMSERERQSAIDKRLNDIKQTAKKEAWQEIMIKPFFEGNQYFLFVTETYKDVRLVGAPPSSIGKFGSDTDNWVWPRHTGDFSMFRIYAGKDGRPATYDKDNVPLQPKYFLPISLKGVKPDDFTMVLGFPGRTTEYLPSEGVKQTVQVLDAAKVDMRDVALKIMDGYMRKDEQIKIQYATKYASTANYWKKWMGEMQGIKQSNGIGKKLQYEAEYQKLLLTNPTWKQQYSGVLDSLNAQYRQIQPYAAARDYYSELVRNVELFAAGDRLINFLNDVHEKGEGQYESLRQQFLESMQPFYQNYNARLDHDICASLLEIYATGVPKEFTGNEFAQIRAESNNDSRILADKLYASSGLTSMDKLKAFVQQPYNTVVAQMWKDPATRLVIAMRKGFVDNISKPLSDLQSNINNLQRTYMQAQMDVMGNKKRFYPDANSTLRVTYGKVDGYSPRDAIHYDFYTYLDGVMEKYIPGDYEFDVPAKLIDLYKKKDYGRYGVNGRMPVCFIASNHTTGGNSGSPALNAYGHLVGLNFDRTWEGTMSDINYDPAICRNIMVDIRYVLFIVDKYAGCTRLIDEMKLVN, from the coding sequence ATGTTGCAACGAATCGTGAAGCCATTGCTGCTGCTCGTACTCCTGACACTGGTACAGCGCACTTATGCTACGGAGGGGATGTGGCTGCCCCAGCTGCTCTCCAACCTGAATGAGAAAGAAATGAAAGGAATGGGGATGAAAATTAACGCCTCAGATATCTATAACATCAACAAAGGAAGCCTGAAAGACGCTATCGTGAGCTTTGGCGGCTTTTGTACCGCAGAAGTGATTTCCTCCCAGGGATTATTGCTCACCAACCATCACTGTGGCTATGATGCTATTCAGAAGCATTCTTCGCTGCAAAATAATTACCTGGAAAATGGCTTCTGGGCAAAAACTGCGGCGGAAGAACTGCCAAACCCCAGCCTGACAGCTACTTTTATTGTACGTATAGACGATGTGACGAAATCCGCTTTGCTGGATGTAAAACCCGGTATGAGTGAACGTGAGCGCCAATCGGCCATAGATAAACGTTTGAATGACATCAAACAAACCGCCAAAAAAGAAGCCTGGCAGGAAATAATGATAAAGCCATTTTTTGAAGGCAACCAGTATTTTTTGTTTGTGACAGAAACTTATAAAGATGTACGGCTGGTAGGCGCACCGCCTTCTTCTATCGGTAAGTTTGGCTCGGATACCGACAACTGGGTATGGCCGCGCCATACCGGCGATTTCTCTATGTTCCGCATCTATGCCGGCAAAGATGGTCGCCCTGCAACTTATGACAAGGATAATGTACCGCTGCAACCTAAATATTTTTTACCCATCTCCCTGAAAGGCGTAAAGCCGGATGACTTTACCATGGTGCTGGGCTTCCCTGGCCGTACCACGGAATACCTGCCTTCTGAGGGCGTAAAACAAACCGTACAGGTATTGGATGCCGCCAAGGTAGACATGCGCGATGTTGCCCTTAAAATCATGGATGGCTACATGCGTAAAGATGAGCAGATTAAAATTCAATATGCTACCAAATATGCTTCTACTGCTAACTACTGGAAAAAGTGGATGGGCGAAATGCAGGGCATCAAACAATCCAATGGCATTGGTAAGAAATTACAGTACGAAGCTGAATACCAGAAACTGTTGCTGACTAATCCTACCTGGAAGCAACAATACAGTGGCGTACTCGATTCGCTGAATGCCCAATACCGCCAGATTCAGCCCTACGCAGCAGCGCGCGATTATTACAGTGAATTGGTAAGAAATGTAGAGCTGTTTGCTGCAGGCGACCGCCTGATCAACTTCCTCAATGATGTGCATGAAAAAGGAGAGGGGCAGTATGAATCCCTGCGGCAGCAATTCCTGGAATCCATGCAACCGTTTTATCAGAACTACAACGCCCGCCTGGATCATGATATCTGTGCCAGCCTGCTGGAAATCTATGCCACCGGTGTTCCCAAAGAATTTACCGGTAATGAATTTGCGCAGATCCGCGCGGAAAGCAATAACGACAGCCGCATACTGGCAGATAAACTATATGCATCTTCCGGACTAACGTCAATGGATAAACTGAAAGCATTTGTGCAGCAACCTTATAATACCGTTGTGGCACAGATGTGGAAAGATCCGGCTACCCGCCTTGTAATAGCCATGCGCAAAGGTTTTGTAGACAACATCAGCAAACCGCTGAGCGACCTGCAGAGCAATATCAACAACCTGCAACGCACGTATATGCAGGCGCAGATGGATGTTATGGGCAACAAAAAACGTTTCTATCCGGATGCCAACAGCACCCTGCGGGTGACCTACGGCAAAGTGGATGGGTACAGTCCACGCGATGCTATCCATTATGACTTTTATACTTACCTCGATGGGGTGATGGAAAAATATATTCCGGGTGATTACGAGTTTGATGTGCCGGCGAAACTGATTGATTTGTACAAGAAGAAAGATTATGGCCGTTATGGTGTAAACGGCAGGATGCCGGTTTGCTTTATCGCCTCCAATCACACTACAGGCGGTAATTCCGGCAGCCCTGCACTGAATGCTTATGGCCACCTGGTGGGACTTAACTTTGACCGTACCTGGGAAGGTACCATGAGTGATATCAATTACGATCCTGCCATCTGCCGTAATATTATGGTAGATATCAGGTATGTACTTTTTATTGTAGATAAATACGCAGGTTGTACCCGACTGATTGATGAGATGAAACTTGTCAACTAA
- a CDS encoding class I SAM-dependent methyltransferase gives MIYYNACPLCGSSQIHEALTAKDYTVSKETFAIFHCGGCGGRFTQQTPDNENIGRYYQSQEYISHSETKKGLINRLYHSVRKITLRSKQNWVRSAAGIKQGSLLDIGCGTGAFLHYMQTGGWTVTGLEPDENARSKAKEIYNIEPLPIDQLFTLPAHQYDAITMWHVLEHVHELHSYLDHIRTLLKPGGSLLIAVPNYTSSDAAHYGEYWAAYDVPRHLYHFSPAAMEKLLTYHQIQLVKKHPMVFDGFYVSLLSEKYKTGKSRLLAGFFNGFRSYRKGLKQVDDCSSIVYECKV, from the coding sequence TTGATCTACTATAATGCCTGTCCGCTTTGTGGCTCATCACAAATACATGAAGCACTTACTGCCAAAGACTATACGGTATCCAAAGAAACGTTCGCTATATTTCATTGTGGCGGCTGCGGCGGTCGCTTTACACAACAGACGCCTGACAACGAAAATATAGGCCGCTATTATCAGTCGCAGGAATACATCTCTCATTCTGAAACCAAAAAAGGACTGATTAATCGTTTATACCACAGCGTTAGAAAGATCACGCTCCGTTCCAAACAGAACTGGGTACGCTCTGCTGCCGGTATTAAACAGGGCAGCTTACTGGATATTGGTTGTGGAACCGGGGCCTTTCTTCACTACATGCAAACAGGCGGCTGGACAGTCACCGGTCTTGAACCGGATGAAAACGCACGTAGCAAGGCCAAAGAGATCTATAACATCGAACCCCTGCCAATAGATCAGCTGTTTACACTACCCGCCCATCAATACGATGCCATCACCATGTGGCATGTACTGGAACATGTACACGAACTGCACTCCTATCTCGATCATATCCGCACACTCCTGAAACCCGGTGGCTCCCTGCTGATAGCAGTTCCCAACTACACCTCTTCAGATGCCGCACATTATGGTGAATACTGGGCCGCCTACGATGTGCCCCGTCACCTCTATCATTTTTCACCAGCGGCTATGGAAAAATTATTAACATATCATCAGATCCAGCTGGTCAAAAAACACCCGATGGTGTTTGATGGCTTTTACGTCAGCTTACTCAGTGAAAAATATAAAACCGGTAAAAGCCGGCTACTGGCAGGCTTCTTCAACGGGTTCCGCTCCTATCGCAAAGGATTAAAACAGGTAGACGACTGTAGCTCTATCGTGTATGAGTGTAAGGTGTAA